In Nostoc edaphicum CCNP1411, the sequence TGAGGTTCCCCGCCATTGAGTTCACGTTATCTGTTAAATCTTTCCAGGTTCCAGCAACTCCTCTGACGTAAGCTTGCACGCCCAATTTACCTTCCGTTCCCACCTCACGGGCAACTCTGGTAACTTCCGATGCAAAGGAATTTAGCTGATCCACCATTGTATTAATGGTGTTTTTGAGTTCCTGAATTTCACCTTTGACATCGACGGTGATTTTTTTAGATAAGTCGCCGTTTGCTACGGCTGTGGTAACTTCGGCAATGTTCCGCACTTGCGCTGTCAAGCTTCCCGCCATGAAGTTTACACTGTCGGTTAAATCTTTCCAAGTGCCGGCTACACCTTTAACTTCTGCTTGTACGCCCAGTTTACCTTCAGTTCCCACCTCACGAGCAACTCGCGTCACTTCACTTGCAAAGGAATTGAGTTGATCTACCATCGTGTTGACGGTGTTTTTCAACTCTAAAATTTCACCTTTGACATCAACGGAGATTTTTTTAGATAAGTCGCCATTAGCTACGGCGGTGGTAACGGCGGCAATGTTTCGCACCTGTGCCGTCAAGCTTCCCGCCATAAAATTCACGCTATCAGTCAAATCTTTCCAAGTACCAGCCACGCCGCGCACATCTGCTTGAACACCCAATTTACCCTCACTTCCCACCTCCCGCGCCACCCTTGTGACTTCACTTGCAAAGGAGTTGAGTTGATCCACCATAATATTGATGGTATTTTTGAGTTCGAGAATTTCGCCTTTGACAGCAACAGTAATTTTCTTGGATAAGTCACCATTGGCGATCGCAGTTGCAACTTCGGCAATGTTTCGTACTTGATCGGTGAGGTTCCCGGCCATTGAGTTTACATTGTCGGTCAAGTCTTTCCAAGTGCCAGCCACTCCACGCACTTCTGCTTGCACACCCAGTTTGCCTTCAGTTCCTACTTCCCGCGCCACCCGCGTTACTTCACTAGCAAAGGAACTAAGTTGATCCACCATTGTGTTGATGGTGTTTTTCAACTCCAAAATTTCGCCTTTGACATCAACGGTAATTTTCTTGGATAAATCGCCATTTGCCACAGCAGTAGTCACTTCGGCAATATTCCGCACCTGTGCCGTTAAACTTCCCGCCATAAAGTTTACGCTGTCGGTCAAGTCTTTCCAAGTGCCGGCTACACCTTTGACTTCTGCTTGAACGCCCAGTTTACCTTCACTTCCCACTTCACGGGCAACCCGCGTTACTTCACTAGCAAAAGAACTGAGTTGATCCACCATAATATTGATGGTGTTCTTGAGTTCGAGAATTTCACCTCTGACATCGACAGTGATTTTTTTCGATAGATCACCATTGGCGATCGCAGTGGCAACTTCGGCGATGTTGCGAACTTGTCCGGTGAGATTACCCGCCATTAAGTTCACATTGTCTGTTAAATCTTTCCAAGTACCCGCCACTCCCCGCACTTCTGCTTGGACGCCCAACTTCCCTTCAGTTCCCACCTCACGGGCAACTCTTGTCACTTCTGATGCAAAAGAATTCAGTTGATCCACCATCGTGTTGACAGTGTTCTTGAGTTCCAGAATTTCGCCTTTCACATCGACAGTGATTTTTTTTGATAGATCGCCATTTGCGATCGCGGTAGCAACTTCGGCGATGTTACGAACTTGACCAGTGAGATTACCCGCCATCAAGTTTACGTTATCAGTTAAATCTTTCCAAGTACCCGCCACACCTTGCACTTCAGCTTGGACACCTAACTTCCCTTCAGTTCCCACCTCACGGGCAACCCTGGTAACTTCCGATGCAAAGGAACCGAGGCGATCTACCATCGTGTTGACAATCTTAGCAGTTTGGAGAAATTCACCTTGGAGGGGTCTACCGTCAATTTCTGTTGCGATCGTTTGGGATAAGTCACCATTGGCGACTGACCGAATTACACGAGTAGTTTCAGCAGTTGGTTGAACTAAATCTGTAATCAGAGTATTGACAGAAGCAACACAATCTGACCAAGAACCACGAACATCTCCGAGAGAGGCGCGATCGGCAATTTTGCCTTCTTTGCCGACAACATTACCAATCCGTTGTAGTTCGGCCGCCATTCGCTCATTTTGATCAATAATATCATTGAGCGTATCAGCGATTTTTCCCGCCACACCAGTATGATCTATGGGCATCCGAGCCGAGAAGTCACCCTGTTTAACAGCATTCAGCGTTCTTAATAGCTGATTTAAATCTAGATTGTCGCTGTCTTTAGTTAACTGTTCGGTTGCCATAGCCTTATCCTTAATCTTGAATCTTGAGAAATTTTTTGTATTTTTTGTATCCCGTACCTAGTGAGATAACTTTTAGGTAATGCGGATGAAAATAGAGAGTAGGGAATAGAAAGTGAATTAAACTAATTTTTATGGATGCGAGTGTAAGCAGTTGATAAAGACTGCAAACTAAATGGTATTGCCGTCGTATCTGACATACCACTTAGCTAATGATAGCTAGTTGGCCTATGTTATGCAGCATCAATTGTCGGCGAATACAGCATCGCACAGTAAAACACAAGATGACAATTAACATTACGTTTTTTGATTTTTGGAATTTGAGGAAAGCAGCAAATCAACAAATTCTAACTGATAACTGAGGTTTGCTAAAGTCAGAAATATCCGGCAACTCAAAGGATTGGCAAATGGTTAGAGAGTACTCAGCCCAGAGACATCTGCCTCCGCTTGAAAGTGGCGATCGCCTAACTCGCCCTGAATTTGAACGGCGTTATGCGGCTGCACCCCAGATCAAGAAAGCAGAACTGATTGAAGGAATCGTTTATGTGGCATCTCCCTTTAGACATGAGCAACATGGCAAACCCCACAGTCGGGTGATAACTTGGTTAGGAGTCTACCAATCACTGACTCCTGGCGTTGACTTAAGCGTTGAACCAACCGTCAGACTAGATTTAGACAATGAACCCCAGCCAGATGTAGTGCTGTTTATTGAACCAGATTCAGGCGGACAAACCCGTTTGAGCCGCGACGGTTACATTGAAGGATCTCCCGAATTGATTGTTGAAATTGCTGCGAGTAGCGTGGCGATCGATACAGGCAGCAAAAAGCAGGTTTATCGCCGTAATGGGGTGTTGGAGTACGTAATCTGGCAATCTTACGAGAATAAAATTGAATGGTTTTGCCTAATTGATGGCGACTATCAATTGCTATCTCCCGGTGCAGATGGAATTATTCGCTCTCAGGTGTTTCCGGGTTTGTGGTTAGCGGTGGAGGCGCTGTTAAACAATCAGATGGTGCGAGTGTTAGAGGTGGTGCAAGCGGGGTTGAAGTCACCGGAACATAATGCATTTGTGCAGCAGTTGAAGAAATAAACAAGTCTGAAATAGTTTACTTCCCTGGTTTTTTGCGTTAGTTTTACCCCACCCTAACCCTCCCCTTGCAAAGGGGAGGGAACTAGATTTCTATTTCCCCCCTTTGCAAGGGGGGATAAAGGGGGGTAATTTGCCTTATACACCGTAGCCTTAAAAAAGAGGAACTAGTGCCCCCTTTTTAAGAGGTTGGGGGATCTCAAACCACGATAAATTGAGTGTTTGAGCTTAAGTTGACAATAAACCCCAATTGGATTTTACTCAATTCGCGATCGCACCCGACACCCCATTCATAGATCCATTTGCAGAAGAAAGCTTCACAGAATCAGCTGCTAAAGAATCGCTGAGTTTGGAACTGCCTAGTACGCTTCGCTTCTTCTTGGTATTACCCCGTCGCGCACCACCCGCCATCTCGTATTCTGGGCTGGTTTTACCGTAACGGCTGCCAACTCCTAGTAACATTTTTTCTGACATAGCCTTATTAAAGCTAGATTTTAAATGTAAAAAATAACAAATCAAGTTTAGCTTGTTTTAATAAAACGATTTAGAGTAATTAATTGGCTTGACAATATTATATTTATTCAATAGGAGTAAATTTTCATGATTAATCTTTCTAAATTAAGTAAAATTGACTTTCTGGTTTTAATTTCTGTTGTCATAATTGGTTTGATACATTTACCTTTTCCATTTTCAGGAGATCAAGCACTATTTACAATAGGTGCTTTGGAGATGCAACAAGGAAAGGTACTCTATCGGGATTTTTGGGATTTAAAGCAACCTGGAATTTATTACTTTTATTTTTTAGCAGGAAATTTGTTTGGTTTCAATGAGATTGGCGTCCATATATTTGAACTTATTTATATGGTGTTTTTCTCCATAATATTGCAACTAACTTTAAAAACTTATTTTCAGCATCGGATAATCGCAAGCTTAGTACCTTTATTAACGGTTAGTGCTTACTATATTTCTTCATATCATCGGCAATTTACTCAAGTAGAAGGACTAGTTGGTTTTCCTTTATTTATATGCCTTTGGCTGACTTATCAATCTTTTAATCATGAAGGCAAGCCGAGATTTATTCAACTTTTAATATCAGGCTTTATGGGTGGGATTGTCCTGATATTTAAATTAATATTTCTGCCTATTTTGCTTGCTTTCTGGCTAACTATCTTACTCCATTCGGTATTAATCAAACATCAAAAATTTCAAAAAATCTTTATTGAAATTTGCGTACCAATTTTTCTAGGACTTATTTTTCCTATTCTAGTTGTTGTCAGCTACTTTGCTGGAGTTAATAGTTTATCAATTGTATATAAAACATTTTTTGTATATCCCAGGCAAGTGGTTGCTGATGGCACTTTTAATATATCTAAGTTAGTTTTTGGAACAGCATGGTTCTTAAAAAATTTTGTCACTCTAGTTTTAATTGCTATTGTTGCAGTAAATGTATCCTTGCGTCAGGGTAAGAATTTATTGACTTTGCTACTTGTTGTTTGGTTTGTTTTAGGGTTGGGTATGATTGTTCTACAAGCCAGATCACTATGGAGTTACCATTATTTACTGTTATTTGTACCTACAGGTATTTTAGCAACTAAAGGTTTAGATATATTATGGCAGCCTTTCAAAGAATTGAGTTCACGACGAATTAAGGTTCTGGTGTCATTTTTATTTTTATTACCTTTATTATTAAATTTCCAATTCAAGAGTGTGGCTCTAGTTAAGAATAATTTTGCTTTAACTGAAGAGACACGATTTAAATATCAGACTGTATTTAGAGAAGACTATACATTGCTTCGTTCCGAGATTAGCTTTCTCTCTCAACCAGGAAATTTACCTGGTGAGATTTTTGTTGCTGGTGACCCGTCTATTTACTACTTATCTG encodes:
- a CDS encoding Uma2 family endonuclease, encoding MVREYSAQRHLPPLESGDRLTRPEFERRYAAAPQIKKAELIEGIVYVASPFRHEQHGKPHSRVITWLGVYQSLTPGVDLSVEPTVRLDLDNEPQPDVVLFIEPDSGGQTRLSRDGYIEGSPELIVEIAASSVAIDTGSKKQVYRRNGVLEYVIWQSYENKIEWFCLIDGDYQLLSPGADGIIRSQVFPGLWLAVEALLNNQMVRVLEVVQAGLKSPEHNAFVQQLKK
- a CDS encoding glycosyltransferase family 39 protein codes for the protein MINLSKLSKIDFLVLISVVIIGLIHLPFPFSGDQALFTIGALEMQQGKVLYRDFWDLKQPGIYYFYFLAGNLFGFNEIGVHIFELIYMVFFSIILQLTLKTYFQHRIIASLVPLLTVSAYYISSYHRQFTQVEGLVGFPLFICLWLTYQSFNHEGKPRFIQLLISGFMGGIVLIFKLIFLPILLAFWLTILLHSVLIKHQKFQKIFIEICVPIFLGLIFPILVVVSYFAGVNSLSIVYKTFFVYPRQVVADGTFNISKLVFGTAWFLKNFVTLVLIAIVAVNVSLRQGKNLLTLLLVVWFVLGLGMIVLQARSLWSYHYLLLFVPTGILATKGLDILWQPFKELSSRRIKVLVSFLFLLPLLLNFQFKSVALVKNNFALTEETRFKYQTVFREDYTLLRSEISFLSQPGNLPGEIFVAGDPSIYYLSGRTQATSLNGWSLELFLSEQWPQLLQELDLSKPPYIFISDNDESRIKKGFPKILELIEKRYHILSKSNDGIWYILN